The genomic stretch ACGTGGGTGAGTCCCGGGTATCTTGCATCCGCCATGGTACTTTCGTAGACGGCAGGCATAGCGAGAAAAGATTTTGTAAACGTCCGCGCGCTGCTAGTAGTTCGATGTGTTCCTGACTCGTTCGTAGAATGTTCGGTATCAGGTCTCATTATAGCTAGCAGCATGTGCGGGGTGCATCGACATGCTGGTAGGCAAGCTCAGCGCTAGCGGACTGCATGCACTCAGACATGGCATTTTTCTAGAGTTCGCAAGAGCGCCAGCTGCAATGCAAGTCAGCTGTCCACGGGCATGATGGCAAAAGAGGATAGAGGGGTGGAGTATGTAGTAAATACTGCATCGGCAGAATGTTCATATATTTTTGCCGAGGTGGAGGCTAGTCGCTAAAGTAGAGAAATGTGGATAAGAGAAGCGAAATCACAGAAGCCACATGGTATCACAGAATGTGCACAGGAGGTAGACGGTAACGGCGACAAATCGGCGAGGCACTCGTGCCGTCAACGCCTGAGCATGGGGTTGGTCCCTGTTTCCAGGAGGTTGTCGCATCGTCGCATCGTCGCATCTAGAGGGCTCTAACATGCGTGCACGGTCCTTGTTGTGCTTGAGCTGGGTCGCAGAGCACAGCTAGGCTTTACTGCGGAGGCACAAAGGGCTTAACAAGCATCTCGCTGAATCTGCATGAACGGTTAGCACACTAATCGGCGAGTCATGACTAGACAACCTACTTCTCCAGCTTCTCTTTGCCTCGCACTTCCTCGACTAGCAACGGCATCTTGACCACGTTGAATTCGTCATACAGCTCCTCAATCTGGTCGAGGTACTTCTTTTGCATCTTCCGGCGCGCATTGCATTGCTCGCATGGGTTGTCCTGCTTGGGAAACAAGAGCTGGTTGACGACAATGGAATGAGTGTCAATCTCGTAGCTGTTCAACTCCTGGATCATGCGCTCCGTCTCGTACAGACTAAGGAACTCTGGGATGCAAACGCAAACAAAAGTGGTCAAATCGGCATCCTTGAACTGGCCGTTGACCTCGCCGATTGTTTCCCTCAGGTTCTCCATCTTCTCAATTAGCTCATCCATGTTTTGTCCGTTTGGCAGTCTGCCTGATGCGCCGAGAAAGGAGTTGAGCATGGGGCCGAATTGTCGGGAGAGCTGAGAAACTTTTGAGAGGGCCTTCTCCATGACAGTGGGGAACTGCAAGAAACGGAGTGTGTGGCCCGTGGGCGCGGTATCAAAAATGATGACTTCGTACGACATGCTCTTCACTTGTTTGAGCACTTCGGCAAAAGACATGGCCTCGTCCACACCGGGAATCTGCCGAGTCAGCATGCGTTCCGAAATCAAAAGGCCTATTCACATACTGAAAAGGCCAGATCCTGCATCATACTGCCCATGCCGCCCAGTCCAGCCATGGGATCTTGCCCCTCTTCCGCTCCACTTGCTAACAGATCCTGTATACTGCCGTTCGGATCAATCTCCATGGCGCTGAGGTTGTCGAAGCCGTTGACGAGTCGTGCATCCTTGCCGAACTTTTGGTTGAAGGCGTCTGAGAGATTGTGGGCAGGATCGGTGGAGATGAGCAGGACGGATTTGCGGTGCTTTGCAAGCTGAATGGCGAGTGAACACGATGTCGTCGTCTTTCCTACACCACCCTTTCCACCGACAAAGATCCATCGGAGCGTCTTTTGGTCGAGAATTGACTGCAGAGTCGGCGCCATGTCGGCGTCGATGAGTGCGGCAGAGGCCATGGTCGCGGCGAGAAGGTTCGACTGGCTGTATTGAGAAGAGAAGAGGGGTGAGAGGCTGTTATTGCGGTCAGATAAGTTCAACCTAGCTTTACGCACAGCGGAACCTTCCCGAATCCTTGGAGGGGCAATGCGAGCGCGTACCTGGTCTGGCTGGTCTATGTACAACGTGCTCTTGTTTCTTATATTACACCGTACCAAATATCTATTCCCGCCTGGTAACCGTCTACAGGAatggagagagagagcgTTGTCTACGGGGCTACAATAAGGCGCACAAGAATTCGAGTGCAGATGAGATTGCGGCGGGCGCGTCATGAGCTTGTGCGTCACCCCGCAGCTGCACCGCCACACCGCTCCTGCCACTCGAGACAGCCACTTGACAGCCAAAGTCATCTCATGTCGAACCATGTCCATTCAGTCTCAGCAACATTACACATCGACTATTCAGGTACAAATACACTTTCAGTTCAGTCTCCCTAGCGATAGACCTAAAACAAGCTCAACATGCCCGAGGTTGAGTAGACCTCCTGACCCGTCTTGATATACGCCCAAAACACCATGCCATGCGCATTACTTGCACGAGATTAAAACTACATCACCCCAATCGAACACACTACTTCTTCTTTCCCTTTCCCTTGCCCTTTGTTGTTGAACCCTTGGTCGCCGAACCATTCGTAGCAACGCTGCTCGCACGAGATGGTGTCGCCGAAGCGGGAGAACCCTTGGCCTTGACAGTGTCAAGCTGCTTATTCTGCATCGTGTTAGATCGTGTATAACCAAATCAGTCAATCTCACATACCTTGACTCCattcttcgtcttcttcttcggttgctcctcctcctcctctgtcTCTTCCTCGTCGTATCCGCGCTTGCCATTCTTGTTTTTCAGATCGCCATCACCAAGCTCGCGGACAATGGCTGAGATTAGCGTGGTACAGCGACGGCCAATCTCCTGGGGTGTGCGCGACAGGAAGAACCAGTCAAATCGAAACAAGGGTGATTCACGGATCTCGTCTCGGATCTTCTCATAGATCAAGTCGCCCTCTACACCGTACTTGTGTAGCATGACGACGAGGAATTTGTCCTCTTCCTCTGTGTACACCTTCTTATTGGTAGTCGAGACGGTGTACTTGATCTGCATCTGTTGAAGAGGCATGCGATACATGCTAATCTTCTTGGCAATCAAACGCTTCTTCTCTTCCGACTGTCGTACGCGCAGCTCTCCTTCCTCAATCACACCTAAGTGCTTTTGCCAATTGTCTAGCGTCTTGTACTTCTTCCAGAACACCTTGGCGTACGCTTCAATCTCCTCTGCATCCTTGCCGTCGACTTCTTCTGAGATGCCCTCGTAGTTGGTCCTACCATACTTGGCGCTACCATTGAGGAACTGTTGGAAGTCACGCTTGTTCCACTCAGGGAAACCCTTTTCGATCAAGCGCTCCTTCTCTGCCTTCTCCTCTTCCGTCAATGGCTCTGCGTCATCAATCTCTTGTTGCGCAAGTTGCTGATCGGCTTCACGCGTCTCCAGATCCTCGTCAGGGCCTTCGGGCAGGGGAGCCTTGAGGTTATTTTCCTTGCGATACCACGCCGTCTCCTTGTCCTGGAGTTCGGCGAGTCGTTCCGGAAAGAACTGGTAGTCGTGTATGGTGATTTGCTTGGGCGCGCGAGGTATCCTAGGCTGCTTGTTTTCTGTCCGTCCGCCCGTGACCAGCGTCTTACGGTAGTAGGAGTCGATGCCGTAGTTTTGCTCCTTGCGCTCACGCTTCGAGGGGTTGATCCACGAGATGCCAACCTCTTTCTTACGAGGTTGAAACGTCTCACCGTTCCACTCGTATGTCGAATCCGAAGTGAACTTTTGGAGATCATCGAGACCAAGTGTCTCGTACCTCTTGTTAAGCTTCTCAGTCATCTCTTCACCACGGCGCATGACGGCATCAAAGTCATCATCGGCGAGCTCGCCATCAGCTGCTGGACCAACAGGCCCTTTGCTCTTAAATACGGCCTCTGCACCGTGCTGAATCATGGTCAACAACTCGTCCTTTGATGCAGCGTTCTTCGCCGGCTGCTGTGTACGACCCTGCTGGATGACTAGCTGATCCAGACGCAGCTTCTGTGCGGCACGCTCAAGCACCTTTTCTTCAATAGCCATCTCGGTAACGAAGCGGAAAACGTAGACTTGCTTGGTCTGGCCGATACGATGAGCGCGGTCCATGGCTTGAAGATCAGCTTGCGGGTTCCAGTCACTGTCAAAGAGAACGACAATGTCGGCCGAAGTCAAGTTGATACCCAAGCCACCGGCGCGGGTGGTCAAGAGAAACAAAAACTTCTCTGAGCCTTCCTTGTTGTAGTCGTCAATGGCCTGGATACGATCTTCGTGAGCAGTCGAACCGTCTATACGGCAGTATTGGTATCCTCGCATGACCGAATAATCTTCCATAATATCTAAGACACGGCTCATCTGTGAGAAGATAAGCACGCGGCTGCCTTGTGCCTTCATGCGCTTGAGCagcttgtccagcatgaCCATCTTGGCGGCGTTGGTGACCAAATGTTCATCCGTTGTGTAGGGTGGACCAGGCTCGGCGCCTTCGAAGAGATAGGGGTGGTTGCAGCACTTGCGCAATTGCATGACAATATTCAGTAGACGAGTCTTGCTCTCCTTGTTGCCAGCACCGCCATTGACAGCATCGATGTCCTTTTCCAAAATCTTCTTGTACCATTGAACTTGCATGTCGGACATACCCACGTACAGGTTGATTTCCTTCTTCGGTAACAACGACTTTTCTACGTCGGCCTTGACACGTCGTAGCAAAAAGGGTCGCAGAACCTTGTGAAGTTGTTTGACAATAGCGTCGGAGTCGGCATTCTGTTGCGAGAACCAGTCGTCGAAGGCGGCGGAGTCTCCAAAGACGTCGGGAAGGAGGAAATTGAGTAGAGCCCAGAGTTCGTGCAGGTTGTTTTGCAGAGGGGTACCTGTGATGAGTAGCCGGCTTCGGGAGTTGAATGCGCGGACCATCTGTGCGAGAGATGAGGATTCGTTCTTGATACGATGGGCTTCGTCAATAATGATGTACTCCCACGCAAACTTCTTCAAGTGTGACTTCTCGCGCAGAATCATTTCGTACGAGGTAATACAGACATCGAAACTATCGGGGACCAGGCGCTCCTTGATGAGGTCTGCACGGTCGTCTTTGTTGCCCTGGAGCACCAAGACATTGACCTCGGGACACCACTTTGCAAACTCGCGCTTCCAGTTGTCCAGGGTAGACTTGGGGACTGCGACCAAATGTGGACCAGTAATGCCCGCAATGTATCTGAGGTAACCGATGAAAGAGATGGTCTGAAGCGTCTTTCCGAGGCCCATCTCGTCAGCAAGGATACCAGAGATACCATTTTCGTGCAGAGAGATGAGCCAGTTGAGACCAGCAACCTGGTAGTCGCGCATTGTGCCGCCCTTGATGAAGCCTGGCGACTCGCGGAAGACGGTCTCGTTGTGTCCGCCATGCTTCTCCTCCCTCACCAGCTCGGCGTCTTCCTCTTGTTCAGTCTTGCGCCGACGCTCGGCAGCAGCACCACCTTTGCGCACCTTGCTTGCTTTTGACTTCTTGGTTTCTTCGGCATCCTGACGGTCGATTTCGGCGAGAATCTCCTTTATGCGCGGGTTGGGGTTCGTGTCGATGAAGTGACGGAACAGATCAGTCAGACCAAGGAGGTATCGAAAGCGGCGGATTGTGTCGTCTTCCTGTTATAAGACATGCTAGTTAGCCATGTGCGCCAAGATGCGATACGCCGGGCGACGTCGCGTACCTTTGATGCCCTCAATCCCTCAGCCTTCTTGCCGTACATGCTCTTTCGCATGTTCATCTCTTCGGCGCGTCGCTTTCGCCCGTCGGCCGGCGCGCTATCGCCTGCGACGCTGTTTGCTGTGGTGTTGGGGTTGGTGTCCGAGTCCTTTGCATACGTTAGGTAGGTACATATAACGCGGGGCTAGTGAGTGTCTTACCGTGTAGTCCGGGGTGTCTACATTGTACTGCGACTGTAATGTCAGCCTGTGGTTCTATCATAGTCGTGCCTTCCGCCAAACATCAAGCCTTGGGGCTATGGGAGAAAGGCGCGAGCAGCGGTCGCACTTACCCCAAACTTCTTGAAGCCGCTCATCTTATCGTCCTGCTGGTCCTGCATTTCGACATCGGATTGCGCCGACACGTCGTCCGACGAAGGCTCCTCGACCTTCTTCGCTACGCTCTTCCGCGGCATATTGCCTGTTTGGGCTGCTCGCCGCGTACCGTTGGGTCAATCTTCTCGTTGCAGTCGCCTGTTATCTTCTCTCGAATATGTGGCTATGGAATAGTGTGAAGTCTGATGGGCTGAACGCGTTGGGGGCGTGATCGTGGTGGTAGATCAATGCGCAATGTACAGcaggaggagatggagaaTAATGTGGACAGCCCTTGGCGCGTCAGGAACGACGCTATCACGCTTCGGGCGTCCGCCCACGACCCCAGGCGTCCACTACCATGCCATTCCCCTCTCTTTCGCCTGCCGCCTTGCGTTTCAACGCGTTGCCCAGATCCAGGAAGCCGACATGAACAACAAAATCGCGTTCTGCAATTGATGAACGCGCACAACGACGTGATCTTTAACATGACGTCAGTCGCAGAGAAGATGCACTCAGCTACCAGTGCAGTCTGCAAAGCGGCAGATACTCTATACACGAGTTAATCGTAATTTTACTCAGTTCAGGGCCAGGACTATTCAAGGGTCACATAACTGAACATCATACATCTGCCACTACTATTGCGTCTCTTCTAGCCCAGACTAATCTCAAATCGGGCATGCAGGCTAATTGTACATCTACAACATCATCATCGCGGAGTGGTTGCAGGTGATGGATCCTCTCCTCTATCCCCAGTGGACTTAGCAATGTAGCGAACTACTTTTGCTG from Pyrenophora tritici-repentis strain M4 chromosome 1, whole genome shotgun sequence encodes the following:
- a CDS encoding ArsA, ATPase involved in chromosome partitioning; translation: MASAALIDADMAPTLQSILDQKTLRWIFVGGKGGVGKTTTSCSLAIQLAKHRKSVLLISTDPAHNLSDAFNQKFGKDARLVNGFDNLSAMEIDPNGSIQDLLASGAEEGQDPMAGLGGMGSMMQDLAFSIPGVDEAMSFAEVLKQVKSMSYEVIIFDTAPTGHTLRFLQFPTVMEKALSKVSQLSRQFGPMLNSFLGASGRLPNGQNMDELIEKMENLRETIGEVNGQFKDADLTTFVCVCIPEFLSLYETERMIQELNSYEIDTHSIVVNQLLFPKQDNPCEQCNARRKMQKKYLDQIEELYDEFNVVKMPLLVEEVRGKEKLEKFSEMLVKPFVPPQ
- a CDS encoding HepA, Superfamily II DNA-RNA helicase, SNF2 family: MPRKSVAKKVEEPSSDDVSAQSDVEMQDQQDDKMSGFKKFGSQYNVDTPDYTDSDTNPNTTANSVAGDSAPADGRKRRAEEMNMRKSMYGKKAEGLRASKEDDTIRRFRYLLGLTDLFRHFIDTNPNPRIKEILAEIDRQDAEETKKSKASKVRKGGAAAERRRKTEQEEDAELVREEKHGGHNETVFRESPGFIKGGTMRDYQVAGLNWLISLHENGISGILADEMGLGKTLQTISFIGYLRYIAGITGPHLVAVPKSTLDNWKREFAKWCPEVNVLVLQGNKDDRADLIKERLVPDSFDVCITSYEMILREKSHLKKFAWEYIIIDEAHRIKNESSSLAQMVRAFNSRSRLLITGTPLQNNLHELWALLNFLLPDVFGDSAAFDDWFSQQNADSDAIVKQLHKVLRPFLLRRVKADVEKSLLPKKEINLYVGMSDMQVQWYKKILEKDIDAVNGGAGNKESKTRLLNIVMQLRKCCNHPYLFEGAEPGPPYTTDEHLVTNAAKMVMLDKLLKRMKAQGSRVLIFSQMSRVLDIMEDYSVMRGYQYCRIDGSTAHEDRIQAIDDYNKEGSEKFLFLLTTRAGGLGINLTSADIVVLFDSDWNPQADLQAMDRAHRIGQTKQVYVFRFVTEMAIEEKVLERAAQKLRLDQLVIQQGRTQQPAKNAASKDELLTMIQHGAEAVFKSKGPVGPAADGELADDDFDAVMRRGEEMTEKLNKRYETLGLDDLQKFTSDSTYEWNGETFQPRKKEVGISWINPSKRERKEQNYGIDSYYRKTLVTGGRTENKQPRIPRAPKQITIHDYQFFPERLAELQDKETAWYRKENNLKAPLPEGPDEDLETREADQQLAQQEIDDAEPLTEEEKAEKERLIEKGFPEWNKRDFQQFLNGSAKYGRTNYEGISEEVDGKDAEEIEAYAKVFWKKYKTLDNWQKHLGVIEEGELRVRQSEEKKRLIAKKISMYRMPLQQMQIKYTVSTTNKKVYTEEEDKFLVVMLHKYGVEGDLIYEKIRDEIRESPLFRFDWFFLSRTPQEIGRRCTTLISAINKQLDTVKAKGSPASATPSRASSVATNGSATKGSTTKGKGKGKKK